The Streptomyces achromogenes genome window below encodes:
- a CDS encoding TetR/AcrR family transcriptional regulator, with amino-acid sequence MSPRSASVNEELRRRSRERLLQAAVELVGERGYEATTLGDIADRAGSARGLVSYYFPGKRQLVQSAVHRLMHRTLEEALEREPRTEDGRERMARAIDAIMGLARDRTVLMRQHMAGLLQAEGFVQCPEQQRLAELLRETAVRHGAQDLDHDYPLLRSQLMGAVYALVLPNVPLPLTTLRAELFARYRLDWELGVPPDAEAPGGGCGADLSRFFATGPTPGDQSK; translated from the coding sequence ATGTCCCCGCGCAGCGCCTCGGTCAATGAAGAATTGCGGCGTCGTTCCCGGGAGCGGCTCCTGCAGGCGGCGGTCGAGCTGGTGGGCGAGCGCGGCTACGAGGCGACCACGCTCGGCGACATCGCGGACCGGGCCGGCTCGGCGCGCGGTCTGGTGTCGTACTACTTTCCCGGCAAGCGGCAGCTGGTGCAGTCGGCGGTCCACCGGCTGATGCACCGCACGCTGGAAGAGGCGCTGGAGCGCGAGCCGCGCACCGAGGACGGCCGGGAGCGGATGGCGCGGGCCATCGACGCGATCATGGGGCTGGCCCGGGACCGTACCGTGCTGATGCGTCAGCACATGGCGGGGCTCCTGCAGGCCGAGGGCTTCGTACAGTGCCCGGAGCAGCAGCGGCTGGCCGAGCTGCTGCGGGAGACCGCGGTCCGGCACGGGGCGCAGGATCTCGACCACGACTATCCGCTGCTGCGCTCCCAGTTGATGGGCGCCGTCTACGCGTTGGTCCTGCCCAACGTGCCCCTGCCGTTGACGACGCTGCGCGCCGAGCTCTTCGCGCGCTACCGGCTCGACTGGGAGCTGGGGGTCCCGCCGGACGCCGAGGCGCCCGGCGGGGGGTGCGGCGCCGATCTGTCTCGGTTCTTCGCGACCGGTCCGACGCCCGGCGATCAGTCGAAGTAG
- a CDS encoding LVIVD repeat-containing protein — protein sequence MTLSNDPRTRRRRWKAAAACTGLLAALLTAVPAAATPDPGDGPAVGREVTRDARTRAGAAIAAGEIPGQDEIVHSGNIQHLTNIPKDVLPGTNSDLAFQGRYAFAGNYDGFRIFDIGNPKAPKTVAQVLCPGSQNDVSVSGNLLFLSTDSSRSDSSCNSTTQPVTEKSSWEGMKVFDISDKRNPKYVAAVETACGSHTHTLVPQRKNVYVYVSSYSPNAAYPDCQPPHDGISVIKVPRDAPEKAAVVGFPVLFPGEGPDGGGNPGGPTNPGVSKTTGCHDITVLPEKDLAAGACMGDGILFSIKDPEHPKVIDRVQDNVNFAFWHSATFSQKANKVVFTDELGGGGAATCDAATGPTRGADGIYDITGKGDKRKLVFRSYYKIPRYQAATENCVAHNGSLIPVKGKDLMVQAWYQGGVSVWDFTDSAKPREIAYFERGPLSTTTLQTGGAWSAYYYNGYIYSNDIAKGFDVLKLSDRRTDPAGRIRLGELNVQTQPDYFD from the coding sequence GTGGAAAGCCGCCGCCGCCTGCACCGGGCTCCTGGCCGCGCTGCTCACCGCGGTCCCGGCGGCCGCGACCCCCGACCCGGGGGACGGCCCCGCCGTCGGGCGGGAGGTGACCCGCGACGCCCGGACCCGGGCGGGCGCCGCGATCGCCGCCGGCGAGATACCCGGGCAGGACGAGATCGTCCACTCCGGCAACATCCAGCACCTGACGAACATCCCCAAGGACGTCCTGCCGGGCACCAATTCGGACCTGGCCTTCCAGGGCCGGTACGCCTTCGCCGGCAACTACGACGGGTTCCGCATCTTCGACATCGGCAACCCGAAGGCGCCGAAGACCGTGGCCCAGGTGCTCTGCCCCGGCTCGCAGAACGACGTCTCCGTCTCCGGCAACCTGCTCTTCCTGTCGACCGACTCCTCGCGCAGCGACAGCAGTTGCAACAGCACCACGCAGCCGGTCACCGAGAAGTCCTCGTGGGAGGGCATGAAGGTCTTCGACATCAGCGACAAGAGGAACCCGAAGTACGTCGCCGCCGTCGAGACCGCGTGCGGTTCGCACACCCACACCCTGGTGCCCCAGCGCAAGAACGTCTACGTCTACGTCTCCTCGTACTCGCCCAACGCCGCCTACCCCGACTGTCAGCCCCCGCACGACGGCATCTCCGTCATCAAGGTGCCGCGCGACGCGCCCGAGAAGGCGGCTGTCGTCGGCTTCCCCGTGCTGTTCCCCGGCGAGGGCCCGGACGGCGGCGGCAACCCGGGTGGTCCGACCAACCCCGGCGTCTCCAAGACGACCGGCTGCCACGACATCACCGTGCTGCCCGAGAAGGACCTGGCGGCCGGCGCCTGCATGGGCGACGGCATCCTGTTCTCGATCAAGGATCCGGAGCACCCGAAGGTCATCGACCGGGTGCAGGACAACGTCAACTTCGCCTTCTGGCACTCGGCCACCTTCAGCCAGAAGGCGAACAAGGTCGTCTTCACCGATGAACTGGGCGGCGGCGGCGCGGCCACCTGCGACGCGGCGACCGGCCCCACCCGCGGCGCCGACGGCATCTACGACATCACCGGAAAGGGCGACAAGCGCAAGCTCGTCTTCCGCAGCTACTACAAGATCCCGCGCTACCAGGCGGCCACCGAGAACTGCGTCGCACACAACGGCTCGCTGATCCCGGTCAAGGGCAAGGACCTCATGGTCCAGGCCTGGTACCAGGGCGGCGTCTCCGTCTGGGACTTCACCGACTCGGCGAAGCCCAGGGAGATCGCCTACTTCGAGCGCGGTCCGCTGAGCACCACGACCCTGCAGACCGGCGGCGCGTGGTCGGCGTACTACTACAACGGCTACATCTACTCGAACGACATCGCCAAGGGCTTCGACGTGCTCAAGCTCAGCGACCGGCGCACGGATCCGGCCGGGCGAATCCGGCTGGGCGAGCTCAACGTCCAGACCCAGCCGGACTACTTCGACTGA
- a CDS encoding HAD family hydrolase — MTTVLFDFSGTLFRIESTERWLRAVLDAAGIALAEPELADTARALEAAGALPGGATPVRLPEEIAGVWRVRDQSAELHRAAYTGLSRQVPLPDPALHDALYDRHRTPAAWSPYPDAREVLSGLRERGSRIGVVSNIGWDLRPVFRAHGLDRYVDAYVLSYEHGVQKPDRRLFKVACEALDADPRDTLMVGDDRRADGGAAALGCAVHFVDHLPAAERPDGLRPVLDLLG, encoded by the coding sequence ATGACCACCGTGCTGTTCGACTTCTCCGGGACCCTCTTCCGCATCGAGTCCACCGAACGGTGGCTCCGCGCGGTGCTCGACGCCGCGGGCATCGCACTCGCCGAACCGGAACTCGCCGACACAGCACGGGCGTTGGAGGCGGCGGGCGCGCTGCCGGGCGGGGCGACTCCGGTGCGCCTGCCCGAGGAGATCGCCGGGGTGTGGCGGGTCCGGGATCAGAGCGCCGAGCTGCACCGGGCCGCGTACACGGGCCTGTCCCGCCAGGTGCCGCTGCCGGACCCGGCGCTGCACGACGCCCTGTACGACCGGCACCGCACGCCGGCGGCCTGGTCGCCGTATCCCGACGCCCGCGAGGTGCTGAGCGGGTTGCGCGAGCGCGGGTCCCGGATCGGCGTCGTCAGCAACATCGGCTGGGATCTGCGCCCGGTGTTCCGGGCGCACGGTCTCGACCGGTACGTCGACGCGTACGTGCTGTCGTACGAGCACGGCGTGCAGAAGCCGGACCGGCGGCTGTTCAAGGTCGCGTGCGAGGCACTGGACGCCGATCCGCGCGACACGCTGATGGTGGGCGACGACCGCCGGGCGGACGGCGGCGCCGCGGCGCTGGGCTGCGCGGTGCACTTCGTGGATCATCTGCCGGCGGCCGAGCGTCCGGACGGGCTGCGCCCGGTGCTGGACCTCCTGGGCTGA